The following are encoded together in the Candidatus Kryptoniota bacterium genome:
- a CDS encoding ABC transporter ATP-binding protein — translation MLRTVNLKKIYTTEEVETTALDNVSIEIKEKEFVAIMGPSGCGKSTLLNIFGLLDNPSGGEYYFLNEEVSKHTERQRANVRKANIGFVFQSFNLIDELTVFENVELPLLYLGVSASARTNMVNEVLERMQIMHRKDHFPQQLSGGQQQRVAVSRAVVAKPALILADEPTGNLDSANGEEVMNILTKLNEGGTTIVMVTHSPHDSEFAHRIIHLFDGHVVTENYKEKFHV, via the coding sequence ATGCTTCGCACGGTCAACCTGAAGAAGATCTACACGACCGAAGAGGTGGAGACGACGGCTCTTGACAATGTGAGCATCGAAATAAAAGAGAAGGAATTCGTCGCGATCATGGGGCCGTCAGGATGCGGCAAGTCTACGCTCTTGAATATTTTCGGCTTGCTGGACAACCCATCGGGCGGCGAATATTACTTTTTGAATGAAGAGGTATCGAAGCACACCGAGCGTCAGCGTGCTAACGTACGGAAGGCAAACATCGGGTTCGTGTTCCAGAGCTTCAATCTCATCGATGAGCTGACGGTATTTGAAAATGTTGAGCTTCCTCTTCTATATCTCGGCGTTTCTGCGTCGGCCCGTACCAATATGGTGAACGAAGTTCTCGAACGGATGCAGATCATGCACCGGAAGGATCACTTCCCCCAGCAGCTCTCCGGCGGTCAGCAGCAGCGTGTGGCGGTAAGCAGGGCAGTAGTCGCGAAGCCCGCCCTGATTCTTGCCGACGAACCGACGGGAAATCTCGATTCCGCGAACGGTGAAGAAGTAATGAACATACTCACGAAACTGAACGAAGGCGGAACGACGATCGTCATGGTCACTCACTCGCCGCACGATTCCGAATTCGCACACAGGATCATTCATCTCTTCGACGGACATGTCGTGACGGAGAATTATAAAGAAAAGTTCCACGTATGA
- a CDS encoding four helix bundle protein, whose protein sequence is MKFRFQDLQIWQFAIEISDELLNIADQLEQRKLFRFAEQLRGAAMSMSNNIAEGSGSTSNRGFKNFLNIARKSTFENANILIILSRRKLIPEQELDEVLDRLDKECRMITNFGRTL, encoded by the coding sequence ATGAAGTTCAGGTTTCAGGATTTACAGATTTGGCAGTTTGCTATTGAGATCTCTGATGAGCTTCTAAACATTGCAGACCAGTTGGAACAAAGGAAGCTCTTCAGGTTCGCGGAGCAACTGCGAGGTGCGGCAATGAGCATGAGCAACAACATAGCTGAAGGTTCCGGATCCACATCAAATAGAGGTTTCAAGAATTTCTTGAATATTGCCAGGAAATCCACTTTTGAGAACGCAAATATCCTCATTATTCTCAGTCGAAGAAAGCTCATACCCGAGCAAGAACTTGACGAGGTGCTCGATAGACTAGATAAGGAATGCAGAATGATAACCAACTTCGGAAGAACTTTATGA
- a CDS encoding ABC transporter permease, whose translation MIRNYIRVALRNIAKYRSYSLINIVGLAVGIACCIAILLFVRDELSYDRYNEFADRIYRPRLLGRVNGHDMNMALSPAAMGPAVYHDLPEVVGYTRLIMSGPTVVRYENKTFIEERFFGADSTVFDIFTFPFVAGNSKTALTQPNTVVITESMAHKYFGNEGAVGKILNTGKQDNFVVTGVIKDIPQNSHLHPDFMVSLTTLQDSRNPTWLSNNYYTYLLLQKGVNLVQFQKKLDEEVIKYGSPQLKAITGFSLEQFRVAGNKYGFVLQPLTSIHLNSHLDYEIEANGDITYVYIFSTIAIAILLIACINFVNLSTARSDKRAKEVGVRKTLGSTRPYLVGQFMSESILMSIIAVVLAVGIVELLLPFFNQIANKTMSLNLFTNPLSIPVLVCFAVVVGIVAGSYPAFYLSSFHPIDVLRSDTRKGGRKSFLRSGLVIFQFAISIALFVGTFIIFAQLRYVQTRNLGFDKEETIVVSRTNDLSGQLQSFEDELRTNRDIVNLTNSNAIPGNQGGDNACRLEGASENQYEDVQQMFCDYDFAKTYKLGIADGRFFSKEHPSDSAAVVVNEEVEKSFNAKGIVGKHLVFPGAGRAGSELKFEIVGVVKNFNYRSLHEAIRPLAIRLFPNRGFIGQFVTARLAPGDHLSTISFIENVWKKYAGDEEFNCNFLDDNLQKLYAADRRTSEIAGAFSVLAIFIACLGLLGLAAFVTERRTKEIGIRKVLGASVGEIVALLSKEFVIWVLIANVVAWPLAYYVMNNWLKNFAYRTDVSVWIFVASGGLALIIALLTVSSHAIKAATANPVESLRYE comes from the coding sequence ATGATCAGAAATTATATCCGAGTTGCACTAAGGAACATCGCCAAATACAGATCCTATTCGCTCATAAATATAGTCGGGCTCGCGGTCGGCATCGCGTGCTGCATTGCTATTCTACTTTTCGTTCGCGACGAGTTGAGTTACGACAGGTACAACGAATTTGCGGACCGGATATATCGGCCACGGCTTCTCGGCCGGGTAAACGGACATGATATGAATATGGCATTGTCTCCTGCAGCGATGGGACCGGCAGTTTATCACGATCTGCCGGAAGTCGTTGGGTACACTCGCTTGATTATGAGCGGTCCGACTGTTGTCCGATATGAAAACAAAACATTCATTGAAGAAAGGTTCTTTGGAGCAGACTCGACGGTGTTCGACATATTCACGTTTCCCTTCGTCGCGGGAAATTCGAAAACGGCTCTCACTCAGCCGAACACAGTTGTGATCACCGAATCCATGGCGCATAAGTATTTCGGTAATGAGGGCGCGGTTGGCAAGATCCTGAATACGGGGAAACAGGATAACTTTGTGGTAACCGGTGTTATCAAAGACATCCCTCAAAATTCACATTTACATCCGGATTTCATGGTTTCGCTCACAACATTGCAGGACAGCAGAAATCCGACATGGCTGAGCAACAACTATTACACGTATCTTCTGCTCCAAAAGGGAGTAAACCTTGTTCAATTTCAAAAAAAGTTGGATGAGGAGGTTATCAAATATGGCAGTCCGCAGTTGAAGGCAATAACCGGTTTTTCTCTTGAACAGTTCAGGGTGGCTGGGAACAAGTATGGATTCGTGCTGCAGCCTCTTACCTCGATACATCTCAACTCGCATCTCGATTATGAGATAGAGGCGAATGGCGACATCACATACGTTTACATATTTTCCACAATAGCCATCGCGATATTGCTGATCGCATGCATAAACTTCGTCAACCTCTCGACGGCACGGTCTGATAAGCGAGCGAAAGAGGTGGGAGTTAGGAAAACGTTGGGATCGACCCGACCATATCTCGTTGGACAGTTCATGTCTGAGTCGATTCTGATGAGCATTATTGCCGTTGTTTTGGCAGTCGGTATAGTCGAGCTCCTGCTTCCTTTTTTCAACCAAATCGCCAACAAAACGATGAGCCTGAATCTGTTCACCAATCCATTATCAATTCCAGTTCTTGTCTGCTTTGCTGTCGTGGTTGGGATCGTTGCAGGAAGCTATCCCGCCTTCTACCTGTCGTCGTTCCACCCCATCGATGTTCTTAGATCCGACACCAGGAAAGGAGGAAGGAAATCATTCCTTAGAAGTGGACTGGTGATTTTCCAATTTGCGATCTCAATTGCCCTGTTCGTGGGCACTTTCATTATCTTCGCGCAACTGAGGTATGTCCAGACGAGAAATCTCGGATTCGACAAAGAAGAGACCATCGTAGTAAGCAGGACAAACGATCTTTCCGGTCAGCTCCAATCGTTCGAGGATGAGTTGAGAACAAATAGGGACATCGTAAATCTTACCAATTCAAACGCGATTCCCGGGAACCAGGGCGGTGACAATGCGTGCCGGCTTGAAGGCGCATCCGAGAACCAATATGAAGACGTCCAGCAAATGTTCTGCGATTATGATTTTGCAAAAACATATAAGTTAGGGATAGCCGACGGAAGGTTTTTCTCGAAAGAGCATCCTTCGGATAGTGCTGCCGTGGTTGTCAACGAAGAGGTTGAAAAGAGCTTCAATGCAAAAGGGATCGTCGGCAAACATCTCGTTTTCCCGGGCGCGGGCCGTGCAGGATCTGAACTAAAATTTGAGATAGTGGGAGTGGTGAAAAATTTCAACTACAGATCGCTTCACGAAGCGATTCGTCCTCTGGCCATTCGCCTCTTCCCGAACCGAGGGTTCATCGGACAATTCGTTACAGCCCGTCTGGCACCGGGGGATCATTTGAGTACAATCTCTTTCATTGAAAATGTCTGGAAGAAGTATGCGGGAGATGAAGAATTCAACTGCAACTTCCTTGATGATAACCTTCAGAAACTCTATGCAGCAGATCGGAGAACCAGTGAGATAGCCGGGGCATTTTCAGTCCTGGCGATCTTCATCGCATGTCTGGGCCTTCTGGGACTGGCGGCATTTGTCACCGAGCGGCGAACGAAGGAAATTGGGATCCGGAAGGTATTGGGTGCTTCGGTTGGGGAGATAGTGGCACTCCTTTCCAAGGAATTCGTGATATGGGTACTGATCGCGAACGTGGTCGCATGGCCTCTTGCCTACTATGTTATGAACAATTGGCTGAAAAACTTTGCTTACAGGACTGACGTGAGTGTTTGGATTTTCGTTGCGTCAGGAGGTTTGGCGTTGATTATCGCATTGCTCACCGTTAGTTCACATGCGATCAAAGCCGCGACGGCAAATCCGGTTGAGAGTTTACGATATGAGTAA
- a CDS encoding ABC transporter permease, whose product MLRNYLRVAVRNLLKNRVFSFINIVGLAVGMAGSLLILYYVANQLSYESMHENRSHIYRVSIEFGSGTSTIKLAGAFPALGPAAATELPDVKASVRFRNDGNAVITANEREYKESNFFFSDSNVFSVFTFPLMAGNSSTALNDPSSIVISENLARKYFGSTDVIGRRLTYDKKYDFVVSGVMRNVPANTMIRCELIAPYSRALEIQSPPLPWLQWGQDFTYLYLNDAASLENVKSELEKIYLKNTNKLMASMMHFRLIPISDVYFKSDMMGELAPTGNITTVYLLSSVAVLLLLIACLNFINLSTARSLRRSKEVGLRKTFGANRSSLVLQFFGESLFVSMLALLLSLIVYEAVYPVLYDYFGMSVSNSPVLSLNFIIVLFSTMLFVGLVAGIYPALFLSKYKPVESLKGQNTSGSSGAALRKGLVTTQFAVTTILIIGTMAIYRQLNFMRNSNLGFNKENVLVVDYPISDKNAAAKYSVVKEAFLSIPGVIDVSGSYSLPGIANKETQSVQLKGKTGTDFVMFQADGVDYDYVQTLGLELIKGRNFSEKFVSDSTNAIILNETAVRDLDLKDPIGAEVYIPGGNNTQRLAKVIGVIRDFHLSSFHNKIEPMFLYINPARYFNIALKMNAVSVGTILPMLEGRWKTILPGKDFSYSFLDQAYNNLYQSDQKTGSLFSIFASLSIVVACMGLFGLVAYTVEVRTKEIGVRKVLGAGLRNIALLLSKDFLKWVLISNLIAWPLAYYLISKWLEGFAYRTDVGPVVFVFAMVLTLLIAALTISLQAIKAARTDPARSLRYE is encoded by the coding sequence ATGCTTAGGAACTATTTGAGGGTCGCGGTCAGGAACCTTTTGAAGAACAGAGTCTTCTCATTCATAAATATCGTCGGACTCGCCGTCGGGATGGCAGGGAGTCTCCTGATTCTCTACTACGTCGCCAACCAGCTGAGTTATGAATCGATGCATGAGAACAGGTCACACATCTATCGTGTATCGATCGAGTTTGGAAGCGGTACTTCGACGATCAAGCTGGCGGGCGCTTTTCCTGCGCTTGGTCCGGCAGCTGCGACGGAACTGCCTGATGTCAAGGCATCTGTGAGATTCAGAAACGATGGAAATGCCGTCATAACAGCCAACGAGAGGGAATACAAAGAGAGCAATTTCTTTTTTTCCGATTCGAACGTTTTCAGTGTCTTCACATTTCCGCTCATGGCAGGCAACAGCAGCACTGCCCTGAATGATCCCTCCTCGATAGTCATTTCTGAAAATCTCGCCCGCAAATACTTCGGTAGCACTGACGTGATTGGAAGAAGACTCACGTACGATAAGAAATACGACTTCGTCGTCTCAGGTGTCATGCGAAATGTACCGGCAAACACTATGATAAGGTGCGAACTTATAGCTCCATACTCGCGGGCGTTGGAAATCCAGAGCCCTCCCCTGCCGTGGCTGCAGTGGGGTCAGGATTTCACATATCTCTATCTGAATGACGCCGCGTCTCTTGAAAATGTGAAATCGGAACTTGAGAAGATTTACCTTAAGAATACAAACAAGCTGATGGCGTCCATGATGCACTTCCGGCTTATTCCTATTTCAGATGTCTACTTCAAGTCCGACATGATGGGGGAACTCGCGCCTACCGGAAATATCACGACCGTGTACCTCCTTTCATCAGTCGCCGTTCTCCTCTTATTGATCGCGTGCCTGAATTTCATCAACCTGTCGACTGCCCGCTCTCTCCGCCGATCGAAGGAGGTGGGATTGCGAAAGACTTTTGGAGCGAATAGAAGCAGTCTCGTTCTTCAGTTCTTCGGCGAGTCGCTCTTCGTCTCGATGCTCGCACTTTTGTTGAGCCTGATAGTGTACGAAGCGGTCTATCCGGTTCTTTACGACTACTTCGGGATGAGTGTCTCAAATTCCCCCGTTCTCAGTCTCAACTTCATTATTGTTTTGTTTTCGACAATGCTGTTTGTCGGACTCGTTGCGGGAATTTATCCCGCTCTGTTCTTGTCAAAGTACAAGCCTGTTGAATCGCTGAAAGGTCAGAATACTTCCGGGTCATCGGGGGCGGCACTGAGGAAAGGTCTGGTCACGACTCAATTTGCAGTTACAACCATCCTCATTATCGGCACGATGGCGATCTACAGGCAGCTTAATTTCATGCGCAACTCGAATCTTGGGTTCAACAAGGAGAACGTACTCGTAGTTGATTATCCAATTTCCGACAAGAACGCGGCGGCAAAATATTCTGTGGTGAAAGAGGCCTTTCTTTCAATTCCTGGCGTGATCGATGTTTCGGGGAGCTATAGTCTCCCCGGTATCGCCAACAAAGAAACGCAAAGCGTTCAGTTGAAGGGAAAAACCGGGACGGACTTCGTGATGTTCCAGGCCGATGGGGTCGACTATGATTATGTGCAGACTCTCGGACTTGAATTGATCAAAGGGAGAAACTTTTCAGAGAAGTTTGTCTCCGACAGCACGAATGCGATCATATTGAATGAGACGGCAGTGAGGGATCTCGATCTCAAAGATCCAATTGGCGCTGAAGTCTACATACCAGGAGGGAACAATACTCAACGGCTCGCCAAGGTCATCGGTGTGATCCGGGATTTCCATCTCTCCTCATTCCACAACAAGATCGAGCCGATGTTTCTCTACATCAACCCGGCGAGGTACTTCAACATAGCGCTCAAGATGAACGCAGTGAGCGTCGGCACGATCTTACCGATGCTCGAAGGGAGATGGAAGACGATACTACCCGGAAAAGATTTCAGCTACTCGTTTCTGGATCAAGCATACAATAATCTCTACCAATCGGATCAAAAGACGGGAAGCCTCTTCTCAATCTTCGCTTCTCTATCCATCGTGGTGGCATGCATGGGTCTTTTCGGACTTGTGGCATACACTGTAGAAGTGAGGACGAAGGAAATCGGCGTTAGGAAGGTGTTGGGAGCCGGACTTCGCAACATTGCGCTCCTCCTTTCAAAAGATTTTCTCAAATGGGTTCTGATATCGAATTTAATCGCCTGGCCTCTGGCGTACTATCTCATATCGAAATGGCTCGAAGGATTCGCGTATCGGACTGATGTTGGACCGGTAGTGTTCGTGTTTGCCATGGTGCTGACATTATTAATTGCCGCACTTACGATCAGTCTGCAGGCAATCAAGGCAGCCCGGACTGATCCGGCAAGAAGCCTAAGGTATGAATGA
- a CDS encoding HlyD family efflux transporter periplasmic adaptor subunit — MDRRIEKKPFYRTRRFWLYIGGGIIFLTLIILILADTGSKLNVESDKITISTVEVGDFQEFIPVTGTILPRTTFYLDAILGGTVEKKFVEEGAILKKGDRILQLSNTNVQLNALQQETFTYQQINDARNTRLQIEQNSNSLQNTLVAANYNLISAGQTYDRQKALWNKKLISAADFEQAENSFNLAVDQQKLAYQNFSRDSVLKQNQLQQIGESIERLQKNLELIREEIDNLTVRAPISGQLTALNAETGQAKSPGDQMGQIDALDGFKVRADIDEFYIARVAQGLHATVEIDGKNYGLVVTKVYAEVTGGKFQVDMNFDSDVPGGIRRGQTLQIRLQLSERTKALLLPRGGFYQKTGGQWVFVLNKSGGEAVKRSISLGRQNPDYFEVLKGLSPGDRVVTSSYDNFGDVDELLIKN; from the coding sequence GTGGATCGACGAATCGAGAAGAAACCATTTTACAGAACTAGACGGTTTTGGTTGTATATCGGCGGCGGAATTATTTTTCTCACTTTGATCATTCTCATTCTCGCTGATACCGGTTCGAAACTGAATGTCGAATCGGATAAGATAACAATATCGACTGTTGAAGTCGGAGACTTTCAGGAATTCATACCAGTGACGGGCACAATACTTCCCCGAACCACTTTCTATCTTGACGCGATCCTCGGAGGAACTGTCGAGAAGAAATTCGTGGAAGAAGGTGCGATTCTGAAGAAGGGGGACAGGATACTTCAGCTTTCGAACACGAACGTTCAGTTAAACGCTTTGCAGCAGGAGACATTTACCTACCAGCAAATTAACGATGCTCGGAACACACGGCTTCAGATTGAGCAGAACAGTAATTCGCTTCAGAACACTCTTGTGGCGGCTAACTACAACCTCATAAGCGCGGGGCAGACATATGATCGACAGAAGGCACTGTGGAACAAGAAACTGATTTCCGCGGCCGACTTCGAGCAGGCGGAGAACAGTTTCAATCTCGCGGTCGACCAGCAGAAGCTCGCCTACCAGAATTTCTCGAGAGACTCGGTTCTAAAGCAGAACCAGCTTCAGCAGATCGGCGAGTCGATTGAACGGCTGCAGAAGAATCTCGAACTGATCCGCGAAGAAATCGACAACCTTACAGTCAGGGCACCGATCAGCGGGCAGTTGACTGCGCTCAACGCGGAAACGGGCCAGGCCAAATCGCCGGGCGACCAGATGGGACAGATTGATGCGCTCGATGGCTTCAAGGTGCGAGCGGATATAGATGAGTTTTATATCGCACGTGTTGCACAAGGCCTGCATGCTACCGTCGAAATCGACGGAAAGAATTATGGTCTTGTGGTAACCAAAGTCTACGCCGAAGTGACAGGCGGAAAATTCCAGGTCGACATGAATTTCGACAGCGACGTTCCGGGCGGCATAAGGAGAGGGCAGACTCTTCAGATCAGATTACAATTGAGTGAAAGAACCAAGGCGCTCCTCCTTCCTCGAGGCGGATTCTACCAGAAGACGGGCGGCCAGTGGGTCTTCGTGCTGAATAAGTCCGGCGGTGAAGCCGTGAAAAGGTCCATCAGCCTCGGGCGGCAGAACCCGGATTACTTTGAAGTGTTGAAGGGGCTTTCACCTGGAGACAGGGTAGTGACCTCTTCTTACGATAACTTCGGCGATGTGGACGAGTTGCTTATAAAGAACTGA
- a CDS encoding ATP-binding protein: MVFRRFSVIVVFRTVLLCLSVFVLIYLVTRTSFIATPFIVSLLILAQLYSLMHYVQKTNREIARFFESIKYSDFSQTFRSTVKGSSFEELSSAFSDVIDEFRKARSEKEEHYRYLQIVVQHVGIGLMAYTQDGKVELVNTAAKRLLKLNGISNISELDAVSPLLAGTLRGIKAGDKVLVKIAGDNELSQLSIYAAEFKMREKHYTLVSLTNIQSELEEREMEAWQNLIRVLTHEIMNSVTPIVSLSSTASSLLVDSVGEGRSGPEVDGERLRDVKGALDTIAKRSEGLLHFVDDYRNLTRIPIPNFQIIKVRDLFERIQKLFADRFQIRKIEFAYSVDPLDLELTADPDLIEQVLINLILNSLSALTATTAPTIRLSGKIDSRGAVLVQVMDNGHGIAEDLQEKIFIPFFTTRKEGSGIGLSLSRQIMRAHRGSITLRSDPQRETVFTLKF; the protein is encoded by the coding sequence ATGGTCTTTAGAAGATTTAGCGTCATAGTCGTTTTCAGGACAGTCCTCCTGTGCCTTTCCGTGTTCGTGCTGATCTATCTCGTGACAAGGACGAGCTTCATAGCAACGCCCTTTATTGTTTCGCTGCTCATACTGGCACAATTATACTCACTGATGCATTATGTTCAGAAGACGAACAGGGAGATCGCGAGGTTCTTTGAATCGATCAAGTATTCCGATTTCTCACAGACGTTCAGGAGTACTGTAAAAGGTTCATCATTCGAGGAACTGAGCAGCGCGTTTTCCGATGTGATCGACGAATTCAGGAAAGCGCGATCGGAGAAGGAAGAACATTATCGTTACCTACAGATAGTAGTTCAGCACGTCGGGATAGGTTTGATGGCATATACGCAGGATGGGAAGGTGGAGCTCGTGAATACCGCGGCGAAACGCCTGCTGAAGCTGAACGGAATCAGCAATATATCCGAGCTCGACGCGGTAAGTCCGCTGCTTGCCGGTACACTCCGCGGAATCAAGGCGGGCGACAAAGTCCTGGTGAAGATCGCGGGGGATAATGAACTTTCGCAGCTGTCGATATATGCGGCTGAATTCAAGATGCGGGAGAAACATTACACTCTCGTGTCGCTGACGAATATCCAGAGCGAATTGGAAGAGCGTGAAATGGAGGCGTGGCAGAATCTTATAAGAGTTCTCACACACGAAATCATGAATTCCGTCACGCCGATAGTGTCGCTTTCTTCAACCGCGAGTTCGCTTCTCGTGGACTCAGTTGGCGAGGGGCGCAGCGGGCCCGAGGTGGATGGCGAACGGCTCAGGGATGTGAAGGGTGCGCTCGATACGATCGCGAAGCGAAGCGAGGGATTGCTCCATTTTGTGGACGATTACAGGAACTTGACCCGCATCCCGATCCCGAATTTCCAGATAATTAAAGTGCGGGATTTATTTGAAAGGATACAGAAACTATTTGCGGACAGATTCCAGATACGCAAAATAGAATTCGCTTATTCTGTCGATCCGTTGGATCTCGAATTGACAGCCGATCCCGACCTGATCGAACAGGTATTGATTAATCTGATCCTGAATTCACTTTCCGCACTCACTGCCACAACAGCTCCCACAATCCGGTTGAGCGGAAAGATCGACAGCCGTGGAGCGGTCCTCGTTCAGGTCATGGACAACGGGCACGGAATTGCGGAAGACCTCCAGGAAAAAATATTCATACCATTCTTTACGACCAGGAAGGAAGGGTCGGGCATCGGCTTGAGCTTGTCACGACAGATAATGCGGGCTCACCGCGGGAGCATAACGCTCAGGTCGGACCCACAACGCGAAACCGTTTTCACGCTTAAGTTCTAG
- a CDS encoding ABC transporter ATP-binding protein, with product MIRLSAIEKFYATKVIKTYVLRNINLEVKEGEFISVMGPSGSGKTTLLNIIGMLDVPSNGEYYFYDEPVHKMSEKKLSELHKMHIGFVFQSYHLIDELTVYENLETPLLYQKVKSNDRKGRVAETLDRFNIVAKKDLFPNQLSGGQQQLVAIARAVIAEPKLILADEPTGNLHSDQGKEIMDLLKELNKQGTTIIQVTHSETNAGYGNRIIKLKDGWME from the coding sequence ATGATCAGACTCTCCGCCATTGAAAAATTCTACGCTACCAAAGTCATCAAGACCTACGTTCTCAGAAACATCAACCTCGAGGTCAAGGAAGGTGAATTTATTTCCGTCATGGGTCCTTCCGGTTCTGGAAAGACCACACTCCTCAATATCATCGGAATGCTCGACGTGCCGTCGAACGGCGAATATTATTTCTATGATGAGCCGGTCCACAAGATGAGCGAGAAGAAGCTATCCGAATTGCATAAGATGCATATCGGTTTTGTGTTTCAGAGTTATCATCTGATAGATGAGCTCACGGTTTATGAGAATCTTGAGACTCCTCTCCTTTATCAGAAAGTCAAATCAAACGACAGAAAAGGGAGAGTCGCTGAGACACTCGACAGATTCAATATCGTGGCGAAGAAAGATCTGTTCCCAAATCAGCTCTCCGGCGGTCAACAGCAGCTGGTTGCGATCGCGCGAGCGGTCATCGCTGAACCCAAATTGATTCTCGCGGACGAGCCGACAGGCAACCTCCATTCAGACCAGGGAAAAGAGATAATGGATCTGCTCAAGGAGTTGAACAAGCAAGGCACAACAATCATCCAGGTGACCCATTCTGAAACAAACGCAGGCTACGGAAATAGAATTATCAAATTGAAAGATGGATGGATGGAATAA
- a CDS encoding sigma-54 dependent transcriptional regulator encodes MALNTGKILVVDDDEDILYSARLLLKRHYADVRVEKDPNQIPAILMTEQFAVILLDMNFTGNETRGREGFHWLNKVLELEPSAVVIMITAFGNIEMAVSAIKQGATDFVLKPWQNEKLLATVSAAMKLSDSKQEIDSLISKQKQLSQDIDSQFHEIIGVSEEMRSVFNTIQKVAVTDANVLILGENGTGKELVARAIHRQSARNTEIFLGVDVGSLSESLFESELFGYVKGAFTDAKEDRAGRFEVASGGTLFLDEIGNLSPNLQMKLLAVLQNRKVTRIGSSATRDIDIRLICATNLPTEELTSEKRFRQDLLYRINTVEINLPPLRRRTVDIPLLADHFLQVYCRKYGKRLKTIESNAKEKLLAYRWPGNVRELQHTIERLVILAESDNLGPDDFNFSSQDSKESGLEINSFHLEDAERILIMKAVSKHGGNLSKAAKELGLTRASLYRRIEKYGL; translated from the coding sequence ATGGCGTTGAATACCGGGAAAATTCTTGTCGTCGACGACGATGAGGATATTTTATATTCTGCGAGGCTCCTCCTGAAGCGACATTACGCGGATGTGCGGGTCGAAAAGGATCCGAATCAGATTCCTGCCATCTTGATGACGGAACAGTTTGCCGTCATTCTCCTCGACATGAATTTCACGGGCAATGAAACGCGCGGTCGTGAAGGCTTTCACTGGCTGAATAAAGTCCTGGAATTGGAGCCGTCGGCTGTGGTTATCATGATAACAGCATTCGGAAATATAGAGATGGCGGTCAGCGCTATCAAACAGGGTGCGACGGATTTCGTGCTGAAGCCATGGCAGAACGAAAAACTGCTCGCGACGGTGTCAGCAGCGATGAAGCTCAGTGACTCGAAACAGGAGATAGACAGTCTTATCTCTAAGCAAAAGCAATTGAGCCAGGACATCGACAGTCAGTTCCATGAGATCATCGGCGTATCGGAGGAGATGCGTTCGGTATTCAACACAATCCAGAAAGTCGCCGTGACGGACGCGAACGTTTTGATCCTTGGAGAAAACGGAACAGGTAAAGAACTCGTCGCGCGCGCAATTCACAGGCAGTCCGCAAGGAACACAGAGATATTCCTTGGTGTGGACGTGGGCTCGCTCAGCGAGTCTCTTTTCGAAAGCGAGCTGTTCGGATACGTCAAAGGCGCCTTCACGGACGCGAAGGAGGACAGAGCCGGCCGGTTCGAGGTCGCGTCGGGCGGCACTCTTTTTCTCGACGAGATCGGAAATCTTTCTCCCAATTTGCAGATGAAGCTTCTGGCGGTCCTTCAAAACCGCAAGGTCACGAGAATCGGGTCAAGCGCGACAAGAGACATCGACATCAGATTGATCTGCGCGACAAACCTGCCGACGGAGGAGCTCACATCGGAAAAACGTTTCAGGCAAGACTTGCTATACAGAATAAACACGGTGGAGATAAACCTCCCTCCACTGAGGAGGCGGACAGTCGACATTCCTCTCCTTGCGGACCACTTTCTCCAAGTTTACTGCAGGAAGTACGGAAAGCGGTTAAAGACGATTGAAAGCAACGCAAAGGAGAAGCTCCTCGCATATCGATGGCCGGGTAATGTGAGAGAACTGCAGCACACAATCGAGCGGCTTGTTATCCTTGCGGAGTCTGACAATTTGGGACCGGACGATTTCAATTTCTCATCGCAGGACAGCAAAGAGAGCGGGCTCGAAATAAACAGTTTTCATCTTGAAGACGCAGAAAGGATCCTCATCATGAAAGCAGTGAGCAAACACGGCGGCAACCTTTCGAAGGCCGCGAAGGAACTCGGCCTCACCAGGGCATCGCTTTATCGAAGGATCGAAAAATATGGTCTTTAG